One genomic segment of Alosa sapidissima isolate fAloSap1 chromosome 13, fAloSap1.pri, whole genome shotgun sequence includes these proteins:
- the ywhah gene encoding 14-3-3 protein eta: protein MADREQLIQRARLAEQAERYDDMASAMKLVTELSEPLSNEDRNLLSVAYKNVVGARRSSWRVTSSIEQKTATDGNEKKLELVRAYRETIEKELEAVCQDVLNLLDQFLIKSCDETQMESKVFYLKMKGDYYRYLAEVATGEKRSGAVESSEGAYKEAFEISKSMAATHPIRLGLALNFSVFYYEIQNAPEQACQLAKEAFDEAIGHLDNLNEDSYKDSTLIMQLLRDNLTLWTSDQQDSETGDANP, encoded by the exons ATGGCTGACCGGGAGCAGCTGATTCAGAGAGCCCGCTTGGCTGAGCAGGCAGAGCGCTACGATGACATGGCCTCCGCCATGAAACTG GTGACTGAACTGAGCGAGCCACTCTCCAACGAGGACCGCAACCTGCTGTCGGTGGCCTACAAGAACGTGGTAGGCGCTCGGCGCTCGTCCTGGCGTGTCACCTCCAGCATCGAGCAGAAGACGGCCACCGACGGCAACGAAAAGAAGCTGGAGCTGGTGCGCGCCTACCGTGAGACCATCGAGAAGGAGCTGGAGGCCGTGTGTCAGGATGTCCTCAACCTGCTCGACCAGTTCCTCATCAAGAGCTGCGACGAGACCCAGATGGAGAGCAAGGTGTTCTACCTGAAGATGAAGGGCGACTACTACCGCTACCTGGCCGAGGTGGCCACGGGCGAGAAGCGCTCCGGCGCTGTGGAGTCCTCCGAGGGCGCCTACAAGGAGGCGTTCGAGATCAGCAAGAGCATGGCCGCCACGCACCCCATCCGCCTGGGCCTGGCGCTCAACTTCTCCGTCTTCTACTACGAGATCCAGAACGCGCCCGAGCAGGCGTGCCAGCTGGCCAAGGAGGCGTTCGACGAGGCCATCGGCCACCTGGACAATCTGAACGAGGACTCCTACAAGGACTCCACGCTCATCATGCAGCTGCTGCGAGACAACCTGACGCTCTGGACCAGCGACCAGCAGGACAGCGAGACCGGAGACGCCAATCCCtga